Within the Pseudomonas chlororaphis subsp. aurantiaca genome, the region GCTGCTAGGCTTTGATCTACCTCATAAGGAGAGAGCGCCATGTCTGATCATCACACCTACAAGAAAGTCGAACTGGTCGGTTCGTCCCCTAGCAGCATCGAAGACGCCATCAACAATGCGCTGGCCGAAGCCAGCAAAAGCATCAAGCACCTGGAGTGGTTCGAGGTCACTGAAACCCGCGGGCACATCCTTGATGGCAAGGCCGCGCATTTCCAGGTCACGCTCAAGGTCGGTTTCCGCATTGCCAACAGCTGAACCTTGGCTAGGCTGTTGAACTTGTGCGCTGGCCGATTGCCATAGGGAATGGCAAAGCGCTATATCTGCCTCGATGCCGAGCAGGCCGAGGCTTGATGCTTATTTCTGATTCGACCAGGGAATGTGACCGATGAAAAAACTGGTAATGGCTTTAGCGTTGTTGAGTGTCGCGGGAACAGCCCTTGCTGCCGGCAAATCATGCGAAGAGCTGAAAAGCGAAATCGCCGCGAAGATCGATGCCAAAGGCGTGTCGGGCTATTCGCTGGAAATTGTCGACAAAGGCAGCGCGACTGACGGCAAAGTGGTCGGTACCTGTGAAGGCGGTACCAAGGAAATCGTCTATAAGCGCGGCTGAGCCCTCGTAGAAATGAACAAGGCCGACGCGATGCGTCGGCTTTTTTGTGCCCGGTTATTACTCAGGCCTGGCGCGCCCCTGTAGCCGCTGCCGCAGGCTGAGCTCGCGGCCGAAGGGCGCGCAAGGCCTCAGGATCACAGAGTCCTTTGGCTCGATTGCAGACTCAACCTTTCATGACCTGCGCCAGCAACTCATAGGAATGCAGGCGGTCGGCGTGCTCGTACAGGTCGCAGGTGAAGATCAGCTCATCGGCGCCGGTCTGTTCGATCAGCACTTCAAGCTTGGCGCGGATCTTCGCCGGGCTGCCGATCATGGCCAGGCCGAGGAAGCTACCCACGGCTTCTTTTTCATGGGGCAGCCACAGGCCATCCATGCTCTTCACCGGTTTGCGCTGCACCAGGCTCTGGCCGCGCATCAGCGCGAGGATCCGCTGGTACACCGAGGTCGCCAGATAGTCGGCCTGTTCGTCGGTATCGGCCGCCACCAGCGGTACGCCGAGCATCACATATGGCTTGTCGAGCACGGCCGAGGGCTTGAAGTGATTGCGGTACACGCGAATCGCCTCATGCATGTAGCGCGGCGCGAAATGCGAGGCGAAGGCGTAAGGCAAGCCGCGCTCACCGGCCAGTTGCGCACTGAACAGGCTGGAACCCAGCAGCCACACCGGCACCTGGGTATCGGTCCCTGGTACCGCGATCACCCGCTGTTCCGGGGTGCGTGGGCCGAGGTAGGCCATCAGCTCGGCCACGTCTTCAGGGAAGTCGTCGGCGCTGCCGGAACGTTCGCGGCGCAGGGCGCGGGCGGTCATCTGGTCCGACCCCGGCGCGCGGCCCAGGCCCAGGTCGATACGCCCCGGGTACAGGCTTTCCAGGGTGCCGAACTGTTCGGCGATCACCAGCGGCGCATGGTTGGGCAGCATCACGCCACCGGAGCCGACGCGAATGCTCGAGGTGCCGCCGGCCAGATAACCCAGCAGCACCGAGGTCGCGGAGCTGGCGATACCGTCCATGTTGTGATGCTCGGCAACCCAGAAGCGGGTGTAGCCGAATTTCTCTACATGGCGGGCCAGGTCCAGGGAATTGCGCAGCGATTGCGCCGGACTGCCGTCCTCGCGCACGGGGACCAGGTCGAGGGTGGAAAACTTAACGTCGGACAGTGGTTTCATAAGCCTGCTTCTCCAATGGTGTGCAGGCCTTTGTCATGAGCCAAAACCTGCCGAATGCTGAAAGCCTGTTTCATGCAATGTGGGCATATACCCGAGTTTCAATAGCCAAGCTGAACTTGCTGTCCGGATAAACGGCGGATTCAGACAGGATGAACTTCGCCGGGCCTTCTATCCTCTAGAACCCTGAGTAGCAGAAAACCACAAGGGCGCGGTCTTTCGCGCCCGTTCTCGAGGAGACAGACATGAGCATCACCAAGAAAGCATCGGCTCACTGGGAAGGCGACCTGAAAACCGGCATTGGCTCGATTTCCACTGAAACCGGGGTACTGCGCGATGCACCTTACGGCTTCAAGGCGCGTTTCGAAGGCGGCAAGGGCACCAATCCGGAAGAACTGATCGGCGCCGCGCACGCGGGGTGTTTTTCCATGGCCTTCTCGATGATTCTCGGCGAGGCCGGGCTCAAGGCCGACAGTATCGACACCAATGCCGAAGTGACCCTGGA harbors:
- a CDS encoding dodecin, yielding MSDHHTYKKVELVGSSPSSIEDAINNALAEASKSIKHLEWFEVTETRGHILDGKAAHFQVTLKVGFRIANS
- a CDS encoding DUF1161 domain-containing protein, producing MKKLVMALALLSVAGTALAAGKSCEELKSEIAAKIDAKGVSGYSLEIVDKGSATDGKVVGTCEGGTKEIVYKRG
- a CDS encoding LLM class flavin-dependent oxidoreductase, which encodes MKPLSDVKFSTLDLVPVREDGSPAQSLRNSLDLARHVEKFGYTRFWVAEHHNMDGIASSATSVLLGYLAGGTSSIRVGSGGVMLPNHAPLVIAEQFGTLESLYPGRIDLGLGRAPGSDQMTARALRRERSGSADDFPEDVAELMAYLGPRTPEQRVIAVPGTDTQVPVWLLGSSLFSAQLAGERGLPYAFASHFAPRYMHEAIRVYRNHFKPSAVLDKPYVMLGVPLVAADTDEQADYLATSVYQRILALMRGQSLVQRKPVKSMDGLWLPHEKEAVGSFLGLAMIGSPAKIRAKLEVLIEQTGADELIFTCDLYEHADRLHSYELLAQVMKG
- a CDS encoding OsmC family protein — encoded protein: MSITKKASAHWEGDLKTGIGSISTETGVLRDAPYGFKARFEGGKGTNPEELIGAAHAGCFSMAFSMILGEAGLKADSIDTNAEVTLDQVDGGFAITAVHLILKAKIPGASQQQFDELSKKAKEGCPVSKVLNAKISLDATLVS